The Verrucomicrobiia bacterium genomic interval AGCAGAAGATGGCCGACGGCGGTAACAAGTGGGCTGCCTACCGGCTCTGGGACGCTTATTACCGAGGTACGCACGGAGTGAAACCCGACGCCGCGAAAGCGGATAAATGGCTCCGTGAATTCGTCCAAAACGTATGGGTAGTGAGATTTGAACCCGTCGATGACTTCAAGCCGGCCAACCCGAGAGAGTTTTTGGGGAGAATCGAACAGTACGCCCATAGTTATTCGGGTGAAACAGAGCTCGGAGAAAACGGCTTCTTTAGAACGACAAAGCAAGACGGCGATCTGGTGGCCTCGTTTCTGAGCAATTATCCCGACAAACTAAAAGCCAGCCTCGCCAAGGTGCCGGGCCTGAAGATCACTTCGGTCGAACAGATCACCCCGGAACAATTCATAAAATATGAAGAATCGCCGCAGGAATCCTTGAGTAATGCCCAGTCCGGGAACAGATCGCCCGTTTCAACAGCAGCAGCCAAGTCGGTTCCGCCCAGGATCATCGCCACCTCGCCCGCCGTTGGGGCGACGGACGTCGATCCGGGTCTGACCGAGATCACGGTCACTTTCGATCAGGATATGGGCGGCGGGATGTCATGGACGGGCGGCGGCCCGGACTTCCCCCCGATGCGCGAAGGCCAGAAAGCCGAGTGGCGCGCCAAACGCACCTGTGCCCTGCCGGTGAAATTGGAAGCAGGTCACTATTATCGTGTGGGCATCAACTCGACCGGCTATCAGAACTTCGCCAACGAGCAGGGTGTGGCTGCCCTGCCATCCGCCATTTTTTTCACCACCCACGGAGCGAGCGAAGACCTAAAGGCCAAAACTCGCGTCCCGCAGGTTGTCCAGTTCGACCCCGATAACGGAGCGCAGAATGTCAGCCCGGCGGTGACCGAATTGCGCGTTACCTTCAGCGTCCCGATGGGTGGAGGGTGTTCATGGTGCACGGCCGGCGACGACGATTCCGATTTCCCCAAGGCGCCCGAAGGGAAACGGTTTTACTGGACCGAGGATAAGAAGACCTGTGTGCTGCCCGTGGCGCTTAAGGCGCGTACGGCTTACCGGCTAAGCCTCAACGCCGAGAACTATAAGAACTTCCAGAGCGACGCTGGCGTGCCTCTGGAACCGGTGGCTTATAGCTTCAAAACCAGCGATAATCCTTAAGTTGTTTTGATTTTTGGGTCACAGTGGTTTTTCGCCGTTAACTTGGTGCGAAGTTTTTAAGGGTATGAAAATACAACCAAGAACGAGTAGGGTGCCCAGTCTGTGGGAACATTCTGACGATGCGCAAAGTGCAAACCTTATTTC includes:
- a CDS encoding M56 family metallopeptidase — encoded protein: MDLFLESNSWRLLLKASWQATVLIVLVLAMQRLLGRRLRPSWRYGLWLLVVLRLALPWTFPSAVSLFNLLSLPDVSNSLTRVVSRWKIPAASDSQVPKAAHVTAVGVSAEATGASLEAAAPRLSAERSWLPLAWAAGAFVFTLGLTVNHLRFHRRVARSRPLIDEPALNLLEDCKQRMGIRTPIMLVETAAVDGPSLFGFLRPRLLLPAGFTRQFSHDELRFVFLHELGHVKRHDIPLGWLTVLLQILHWFNPLVWLAFSRMRVDRELACDALALSYAEEQEAKSYGLTIVKVLENFGDSLRAPGLAGIIEDRQHLKERIRMITQFHKSNRGLAVAALLFIGLGLITLTDAQSGDTTAASTYEQQQQKMADGGNKWAAYRLWDAYYRGTHGVKPDAAKADKWLREFVQNVWVVRFEPVDDFKPANPREFLGRIEQYAHSYSGETELGENGFFRTTKQDGDLVASFLSNYPDKLKASLAKVPGLKITSVEQITPEQFIKYEESPQESLSNAQSGNRSPVSTAAAKSVPPRIIATSPAVGATDVDPGLTEITVTFDQDMGGGMSWTGGGPDFPPMREGQKAEWRAKRTCALPVKLEAGHYYRVGINSTGYQNFANEQGVAALPSAIFFTTHGASEDLKAKTRVPQVVQFDPDNGAQNVSPAVTELRVTFSVPMGGGCSWCTAGDDDSDFPKAPEGKRFYWTEDKKTCVLPVALKARTAYRLSLNAENYKNFQSDAGVPLEPVAYSFKTSDNP